One stretch of Girardinichthys multiradiatus isolate DD_20200921_A chromosome 2, DD_fGirMul_XY1, whole genome shotgun sequence DNA includes these proteins:
- the LOC124878484 gene encoding transcription factor 12-like — MKELCVESAEKSRSDPDRVMYCAHPASGTGNNSLMYCYNMKPVYGQPPSTDNINHSSSSHSSSKVPSNVFASTFFEGMSNSPDIWNAVNGLNHQAYEGALGASPGHQAQLGSFSSLQPAHGNLDFSPHSVVAAEMNRGLPPMSTFHRNNTVSRSPSDNASENPAGSHVNVSGASQTGDTLGKALASIYSPDHTSSSFPSSSSTPVRSPSPLPNTAESTGNNLWPRSSVQPPVSPHFESTLISMSQVEDRLDRLDDVIHVLRNHAVGPTSCLPNDIHGLLSQSHQSHPGPVGTLPLTCHTPTMVEAVSMSNNHSAFQSRTQNGHPYPPRQRAAFVQGAGGGGLGVQGTLELKMESREGEEMMHTNHDHGSDSPRSDDESEHKTHGDNSTQNSIHEDEELSPEQKAERERERRMANNARERLRVRDINEAFKELGHMCQLHLKSEKPQTKLLVLHQAVAVILSLEQQVRERNLNPKAACLRRREEEKASSIMSDPQSVHLAFHPSLTDPSNPMGHL; from the exons ATGAAGGAGCTGTGTGTAGAGAGCGCTGAGAAGTCTCGTTCTGATCCTGACAGAGTTATGTATTGTGCTCATCCTGCCTCTGGGACAGGCAACAACTCATTGATGTACTGCTACAACATGAAACCA gttTATGGGCAGCCTCCCAGCACTGACAACATCAACCACAGCTCAAGTTCACACTCATCAAGCAAGGTCCCAAGCAATGTGTTTGCAAGCACCTTCTTTG AGGGAATGAGCAATTCTCCGGACATCTGGAACGCTGTAAACGGGCTGAACCATCAGGCCTATGAAGGTGCACTGGGGGCCTCCCCGGGCCACCAGGCACAGCTGGGGAGCTTCAGCAGCCTGCAGCCGGCACACGGTAACCTG GACTTCTCTCCACATTCGGTGGTGGCGGCTGAAATGAACAGGGGTCTACCACCGATGTCCACCTTTCACCGCAACAACACAGTGTCTCGCTCTCCCTCTGACAACGCCTCAGAGAACCCAGCTG GAAGCCACGTCAATGTGTCAGGAGCGTCACAGACGGGCGATACCTTGGGAAAAGCTCTGGCCTCT atttatTCCCCCGATCACACTAGCAGCAGCTttccctccagctcctccacacCAGTGAGATCCCCGTCCCCACTGCCAAACACAGCTGAATCTACAG GCAACAACCTGTGGCCTCGCAGTTCAGTTCAGCCCCCGGTGTCACcacactttgagtccacactcATATCAATG TCTCAGGTAGAAGACCGCCTGGACAGACTGGATGATGTTATCCATGTTCTGAGGAACCACGCTGTAGGCCCTACCTCCTGTCTGCCCAACGACATCCACGGTTTGCTGAGCCAGTCCCACCAAAGCCATCCGGGTCCTGTTGGCACCTTACCTCTCACCTGTCACACTCCAACCATG GTTGAAGCTGTCTCCATGAGCAACAATCACTCAGCCTTCCAGAGCAGAACACAAAATGGCCATCCCTACCCACCCAGACAGAGGGCTGCATTTGTGCAAGGGGCAGGAGGAG GTGGCTTGGGGGTTCAGGGTACCCTGGAGCTAAAGATGGAAAGCAGGGAAGGGGAGGAGATGATGCACACCAACCACGACCATGGCTCAGACAGCCCCAGATCAGATGACGAGAGTGAGCACAAAACACACGGAGACAACAGCACACAAAACAG CATCCACGAGGACGAGGAACTGAGCCCAGAGCAAAAGGCTGAGCGTGAGCGAGAGAGGAGGATGGCCAACAACGCCAGAGAGCGCCTGCGTGTGCGGGACATCAACGAGGCCTTCAAGGAGCTGGGCCACATGTGCCAGCTGCACCTGAAGAGTGAGAAGCCGCAGACCAAACTGTTGGTGCTGCACCAAGCCGTAGCGGTGATCCTTAGCCTGGAGCagcaggtcagag AGAGAAACCTGAACCCGAAGGCTGCATGTCTACGGAGAAGAGAGGAAGAGAAGGCGTCCAGCATCATGTCAGATCCACAGTCTGTACATCTCGCTTTTCATCCAAGTCTGACTGACCCTTCAAACCCCATGGGTCATCTCTGA